The Thermothielavioides terrestris NRRL 8126 chromosome 2, complete sequence genome includes a region encoding these proteins:
- a CDS encoding carbohydrate esterase family 4 protein (CAZy_ID 269655): protein MATLLLALLLALLVLLPPYFIYKPPSLLLRILSHRWTDVLFRLWLPPSKPLVALTIDDAPSEHTPAILAALAASGAHATFFVIGSQVAGRERMLRDILRAGHELANHGMHDEPARALPAADLAAQLRAVQALIDDAYRAEGRTPPPAGNPDAGGRGRRYYRPGSGFFSERIRTMARRLGYRVVLGSIYPHDAQIPWAWLNARHVLSMLSPGGIIVCHDRRSWTEPMLRRVLPEMKRRGYRAVTLSELLDEVTG, encoded by the coding sequence atggcgacgctgctgctcgcgctgctgctcgccctcctcgtcctcctcccgcccTACTTCATCTACAAGCCGCCgtctctcctcctccgcatTCTCTCCCACCGCTGGACCGACGTGCTCTTCCGCCTctggctgccgccgtccaAGCCGCTCGTGGCCCTGACCATCGACGACGCGCCGTCGGAGCACACGCCCGCGAtcctggccgcgctcgccgcctccggcgcCCACGCCACCTTCTTCGTCATCGGCTCGcaggtcgccggccgcgagcgcaTGCTGCGCGACATCCTccgcgccggccacgagCTGGCCAACCACGGCATGCACGACGagcccgcccgcgccctccccgccgccgacctggccgcccagctgcgcgccgtcCAGGCCCTCATCGACGACGCCTACCGCGCCGAGGGCCGCacgccgccccccgccggcaaccccgacgccggcggccgcggccgccgctaCTACCGCCCCGGCTCCGGCTTCTTCAGCGAGCGCATCCGCACCATGGCCCGCCGCCTGGGCTACCGCGTCGTGCTGGGCAGCATCTACCCGCACGACGCGCAGATCCCGTGGGCCTGGCTGAACGCGAGGCACGTGTTGAGCATGCTGAGTCCCGGCGGCATCATCGTGTGCCACGATCGGAGGAGCTGGACCGAGCCCATGCTGAGGCGTGTGTTGCCCGAGATGAAGAGGAGGGGGTATCGGGCCGTGACCCTGTCCGAGTTGCTGGACGAGGTGACGGGGTGA